One stretch of Arachis duranensis cultivar V14167 chromosome 1, aradu.V14167.gnm2.J7QH, whole genome shotgun sequence DNA includes these proteins:
- the LOC107480598 gene encoding uncharacterized protein LOC107480598 isoform X2 — MIDHGIGRSNLYFLSHRNGVMHGDLKNLSLSPYAISRTKDRKLCELHHSLQFSSAAAEGITKWDPVSIETWDEAQYICNHVKLLDQKESAVSALEAELEQARVRIQELETERHSSKKKLEHFLKKVSKEKALWRSREHEKIRAYIDDIKAELSQERRSRQRIEIVNSRLVSELADAKLLAKRCMQEYEKERKEKDLIEEVCDELAKEIGEDKAEVEVLKRETMKLREEVEEEKRMLQMAEVWREERVQMKLIDAKVAVDAKYSQMNELVANLEIFLKSVNVNHNGTDIREASSLKNAAASMNIQDIKGFSYEPPNQNNVFSIFEDLNSGEPKEREIDPCVVHSPVSHASKILAASPEPNMISKVNFPRRLDASVHEIVDMQDDGSGWEIVSHVEDPGSICSPEGSIPSMTKNYRECNISERSRFDCKENTSEESPLTEISEVSSVLSKQSKKVSSIARFWRSGPTNADNYKIISAEGMNGSLSNGKLSNGSIMSPDWGSGKDGLSPQDPLCQLRSPDSGSSHNQGAEKNSLKARLLEARMESQKVRLRHVLKQKV, encoded by the exons ATGATTGAT CATGGAATCGGACGCTCAAACCTCTATTTTCTCAGTCATCGAAATGGTGTGATGCATGGAGACTTGAAGAATCTGTCATTAAGTCCATATGCCATTTCGCGGACAAAGGATAGAAAGCTCTGTGAG CTCCACCATTCTCTCCAGTTTTCCAGCGCCGCAGCGGAGGGGATAACAAAATGGGATCCTGTTAGTATAGAAACATGGGACGAGGCACAATATATTTGCAACCATGTGAAACTTCTTGACCAAAAGGAAAGTGCTGTATCTGCTCTTGAAGCTGAACTAGAGCAGGCTCGTGTGAGGATTCAggagcttgagactgagcgtcACTCCTCCAAAAAGAAACTTGAGCATTTCTTGAAGAAAGTTAGCAAGGAAAAAGCCTTATGGCGAAGCAGAGAGCATGAGAAAATTCGTGCCTACATTGATGACATTAAAGCAGAGTTGAGTCAAGAAAGGAGAAGTCGTCAAAGGATTGAAATTGTGAATTCCAGGTTAGTTAGTGAGTTGGCTGATGCTAAGTTGTTAGCAAAGCGCTGCATGCAGGAGTatgagaaggaaagaaaggagaaagatttgattgagGAAGTGTGTGATGAGCTTGCTAAGGAAATTGGAGAAGACAAGGCTGAAGTTGAAGTATTGAAGAGGGAAACTATGAAACTCAGGGAAGAAGTAGAGGAGGAGAAAAGGATGTTGCAGATGGCTGAAGTCTGGCGTGAAGAACGTGTTCAAATGAAGTTGATAGATGCAAAAGTCGCTGTTGATGCGAAGTACTCACAAATGAATGAACTTGTAGCAAATTTGGAAATCTTTCTTAAGTCAGTAAATGTTAACCATAATGGAACGGATATAAGAGAAGCAAGTTCACTTAAAAATGCTGCAGCTTCCATGAACATTCAAGACATCAAAGGATTTTCATATGAACCTCCCAATCAAAACAATGTATTTTCCATTTTCGAAGATCTGAACTCTGGTGAACCCAAGGAAAGGGAGATTGATCCATGTGTTGTGCATTCTCCAGTGAGTCATGCCTCAAAGATTCTCGCAGCAAGTCCTGAACCCAATATGATAAGTAAGGTTAACTTTCCAAGGCGATTGGACGCATCGGTGCATGAGATTGTTGATATGCAAGATGACGGAAGTGGATGGGAAATTGTGAGCCATGTTGAGGATCCAGGATCAATCTGTTCACCGGAAGGGAGTATCCCATCTATGACTAAGAATTATCGAGAGTGTAACATCTCAGAGAGGAGCAGGTTTGACTGTAAAGAAAATACCAGCGAAGAGTCCCCATTAACTGAAATTAGTGAAGTTTCTTCAGTGTTAAGTAAGCAATCAAAGAAAGTATCATCCATAGCCAGGTTTTGGAGGTCTGGTCCGACTAATGCGGATAACTACAAGATAATCTCTGCAGAAGGAATGAATGGGAGTCTTTCAAATGGGAAGTTGTCTAATGGGAGCATCATGTCTCCTGACTGGGGATCAGGTAAAGATGGTCTAAGTCCCCAGGATCCTCTGTGTCAATTGAGATCTCCCGACTCCGGGAGTTCACATAATCAGGGTGCAGAGAAGAACAGTTTGAAAGCAAGACTTCTAGAGGCCAGGATGGAAAGCCAGAAGGTTAGGTTGCGCCATGTTCTTAAACAGAAGGTATAA
- the LOC107480598 gene encoding uncharacterized protein LOC107480598 isoform X1, whose product MSFMHGIGRSNLYFLSHRNGVMHGDLKNLSLSPYAISRTKDRKLCELHHSLQFSSAAAEGITKWDPVSIETWDEAQYICNHVKLLDQKESAVSALEAELEQARVRIQELETERHSSKKKLEHFLKKVSKEKALWRSREHEKIRAYIDDIKAELSQERRSRQRIEIVNSRLVSELADAKLLAKRCMQEYEKERKEKDLIEEVCDELAKEIGEDKAEVEVLKRETMKLREEVEEEKRMLQMAEVWREERVQMKLIDAKVAVDAKYSQMNELVANLEIFLKSVNVNHNGTDIREASSLKNAAASMNIQDIKGFSYEPPNQNNVFSIFEDLNSGEPKEREIDPCVVHSPVSHASKILAASPEPNMISKVNFPRRLDASVHEIVDMQDDGSGWEIVSHVEDPGSICSPEGSIPSMTKNYRECNISERSRFDCKENTSEESPLTEISEVSSVLSKQSKKVSSIARFWRSGPTNADNYKIISAEGMNGSLSNGKLSNGSIMSPDWGSGKDGLSPQDPLCQLRSPDSGSSHNQGAEKNSLKARLLEARMESQKVRLRHVLKQKV is encoded by the exons ATGTCATTCATG CATGGAATCGGACGCTCAAACCTCTATTTTCTCAGTCATCGAAATGGTGTGATGCATGGAGACTTGAAGAATCTGTCATTAAGTCCATATGCCATTTCGCGGACAAAGGATAGAAAGCTCTGTGAG CTCCACCATTCTCTCCAGTTTTCCAGCGCCGCAGCGGAGGGGATAACAAAATGGGATCCTGTTAGTATAGAAACATGGGACGAGGCACAATATATTTGCAACCATGTGAAACTTCTTGACCAAAAGGAAAGTGCTGTATCTGCTCTTGAAGCTGAACTAGAGCAGGCTCGTGTGAGGATTCAggagcttgagactgagcgtcACTCCTCCAAAAAGAAACTTGAGCATTTCTTGAAGAAAGTTAGCAAGGAAAAAGCCTTATGGCGAAGCAGAGAGCATGAGAAAATTCGTGCCTACATTGATGACATTAAAGCAGAGTTGAGTCAAGAAAGGAGAAGTCGTCAAAGGATTGAAATTGTGAATTCCAGGTTAGTTAGTGAGTTGGCTGATGCTAAGTTGTTAGCAAAGCGCTGCATGCAGGAGTatgagaaggaaagaaaggagaaagatttgattgagGAAGTGTGTGATGAGCTTGCTAAGGAAATTGGAGAAGACAAGGCTGAAGTTGAAGTATTGAAGAGGGAAACTATGAAACTCAGGGAAGAAGTAGAGGAGGAGAAAAGGATGTTGCAGATGGCTGAAGTCTGGCGTGAAGAACGTGTTCAAATGAAGTTGATAGATGCAAAAGTCGCTGTTGATGCGAAGTACTCACAAATGAATGAACTTGTAGCAAATTTGGAAATCTTTCTTAAGTCAGTAAATGTTAACCATAATGGAACGGATATAAGAGAAGCAAGTTCACTTAAAAATGCTGCAGCTTCCATGAACATTCAAGACATCAAAGGATTTTCATATGAACCTCCCAATCAAAACAATGTATTTTCCATTTTCGAAGATCTGAACTCTGGTGAACCCAAGGAAAGGGAGATTGATCCATGTGTTGTGCATTCTCCAGTGAGTCATGCCTCAAAGATTCTCGCAGCAAGTCCTGAACCCAATATGATAAGTAAGGTTAACTTTCCAAGGCGATTGGACGCATCGGTGCATGAGATTGTTGATATGCAAGATGACGGAAGTGGATGGGAAATTGTGAGCCATGTTGAGGATCCAGGATCAATCTGTTCACCGGAAGGGAGTATCCCATCTATGACTAAGAATTATCGAGAGTGTAACATCTCAGAGAGGAGCAGGTTTGACTGTAAAGAAAATACCAGCGAAGAGTCCCCATTAACTGAAATTAGTGAAGTTTCTTCAGTGTTAAGTAAGCAATCAAAGAAAGTATCATCCATAGCCAGGTTTTGGAGGTCTGGTCCGACTAATGCGGATAACTACAAGATAATCTCTGCAGAAGGAATGAATGGGAGTCTTTCAAATGGGAAGTTGTCTAATGGGAGCATCATGTCTCCTGACTGGGGATCAGGTAAAGATGGTCTAAGTCCCCAGGATCCTCTGTGTCAATTGAGATCTCCCGACTCCGGGAGTTCACATAATCAGGGTGCAGAGAAGAACAGTTTGAAAGCAAGACTTCTAGAGGCCAGGATGGAAAGCCAGAAGGTTAGGTTGCGCCATGTTCTTAAACAGAAGGTATAA